In the genome of Phragmites australis chromosome 9, lpPhrAust1.1, whole genome shotgun sequence, the window ttctctttaagAAGAGACTCCATGTAGGTCTCCTTGTAGGATGATACAAGCATCTTCCCATAGTAGttaaccaagaaatgaaatacTTCATCCTCATTCCAGTCAACCTGCACGGCTCCATCAGCAGTCCTACTTGAAGAACGGTAGCACGATGGGCAGAGCTGCTTTGGAGGCCAGATAACCTTAGGAAATGATGGATCACCAGTTCCTAATTCCTTCTCTTCTTTCATCAACCTCTCGTCAACTTTGTTATGTGTGCTCCATAGCCAGAGGACGAGGTCACGTGAAGACTTGAAGGGAACTGATACACTACAGGTAAAGGTAATAATTAGGCACGAagtagatattatttttagtggCAATATAACCAAAGTGGGTTTTGCAAACCTTGAACACATTTCATAGAAGTGCCTGCGGCATTCTTCACAGATGAAGAAATTGTGTATGAAATCACATATTGATGTAAATGTTGATTGGCTTTCTCCATCCCCAATTCGGACAGTTAGTGAATGCAGCAAGACCCATAGACCACAGCTGATACAGCCAAAAAAACTAATCATGTGATATTAAGTTTGTCAACAAAGTATTAGAAAGAGTCCCATGAATAATAAACAATTTTTGCACCCATGGAAAACGTTCAATACCATATCTGGAGAGCAGACATTACCTAAatcctcttgtttcatttttaCTTCCTCGGCAGAACATCTGCAACATTGTTACACAGATATAAGGAAGGTAAACTCAAACTAAATAAAGATCGGAAGGCAGATATATATTCCTTGTACAGTACAAGATCCTTGAAGTAAAACAAATATGGGCTATGAAAATAGGCTCTATAAGATGGGTCACATGTCTAGAGTAGGCTATGCTACATGCTCAGAATTTGTGTGTCATGAAACTAGAGTTACTCAGTACTAAAAAATCTAAGGCGTGTTTGGGTTGCTGCCAATGAATACCTTACCAAATATTGGCATGCCCACGAGACCTGGTTGTCTTTTGGTTCTTTGCCAATTTTGGCATGCCAACAAAAATTTGGCTACATGGCAGCAGACGATGGAGGCCAAAGCTACCTGGCAGCAGCTCAGTGCTTCATGGATTCCCAAACCCATAGATTAACACATTTCAAATTGCTATATCTACTAAATAGTATATCCAAATTACGATCCGTCTGCACCGTTATAGTCCTTATAATTAAATCTACAAAATAAGATCTCACTTGGGTATGTTTcgtcgaaaaaaaaaatcaatggcacatgggtcccacatgtcaggCTGACAACTATGGCAAGAATTGGCAAGGCTGAAATCCAAACAACATTTTTTTCGTCTGCGTTTTGGCATTGCCCGTGAATTGGCAAGGCTGCAATCCAAATAACATTTTTTCGCCCGTATTTTGGCATTGCCCACGTTTTGGTAATGCCAAACTTTGGCATGGCTTACAAGAGTCACAAACCAAACAGCCCCCCTGGCCCTGAATATAGCAACTGCTGCAAGTAAATTATGTGAGTGCTCCTAATAGTATATTTCAGACACCAGATTTAATTgaacatttaataaaaatacTTGTAgacaaaaataattaaaaaagggTTCGAATGAAGTATGTTGATTGAAAAAATTTATATCATTACCAGCAGACTCAGGATTCACAAGCTAGCATAAGAAGGCGTACCCAATATCCGCGTGGCACCTCCTTTCCACAGATCCAGTGGTTCTCTGCTCCAACACTTTCCAACAATCTAGAACTCTCTTGCGAACTTAATGAGAGGTTTGTAGGCCAATGATCATCGAAGTTAATAAGTAGATCAGCAGATCCCCTCCGACACCTAAGCAACAAACCAAATAATTCATAATACAACATAGTTATGCATCTGCACCGCTatcatttcaaaaaataaaccCATACCTCTTGGATggatgatgagccaccaaaatttgtaaaatcCTAACAAGTGAGTTGCGAGTCTGTGGTTTAATCATCTAAAGTATGCAGGTAACATTATCAATAGTCAGAAAATGGGGACCAAATAGCACATCAATCATGAGTTTTGGTCATTGTCATTCAACTCGAACCTTATGATCCAAAATTATCTGTATTGCATGAGCTGTTGCTTCCTCAACATCGTAAATTGCTCGAACAATCTAATAGAATAGTTTAGATTAGTAAATTACAGTTTAATAAGGAATGAAGCACTGTGTATAAATTAGATCTCATGCATTGATTCAACAAATTACAAATTAGTATACAACTGCACCTGTCCAAGATCTGAAGCATTTTTGGGGAGCATATTTTCATTCTCATATTTTTTGTCATCCAAACTGAAAGAGCTGCAAAACATAAATATGGTTGtatcaataaaaataaagcGCACATATGATGGTTACATCAAACCAAATACTAAAACCATTTAAGTGATATAACAGATTAAGCCAAAACCAACCCATCAACACACTTAAGAATGAAAACATGTAGTAAAGAGAAAGGTACGAACAGGTGTTCACTACAAACAGATGCTGATTCTATATCAATTGAACTTTTAGCTAAAGCAGCAACAGCCAGAACAAGAACTTGCCTTCCCATCTTCTTATTTATCCACTCAAGTAAACGCTCTGATGTTCTTCCATCATCAATTAATTCTATTTCACTGTTATCTTGCTTTGGTTTCCACTGAGCAGAAGCAAATTTTGTCGGCGGACCCCATAATAGGAAAGGATAATGGTCAACAGAGAATCTACTGCAAAGATCCGTGTTCACCTGTGCTGTCAAACATTCAAAAGAAATAGGGCATTACTGCTTGCCAATGCACAACACTACATTAAGTATTAACAGGTTAGCATTATTCACCAGCTTAGTGGTCTTCTGACAGAATACTGAAACTAAACTAAATCAAATTATGAGCTAGTAATGCTCCACAACAGAGAATCTTTCTATATTTCAAGCTTCAATAAGTAGGAAAATAAAAGGTTGAATTATTCACTAATAATTCTAAGGCTTTGTAGTCGTACCTTTTAAAGTTGTTTAGATTGAGGAAATAGATAAAAAGCATCACCCTTCACTGGAGTTAGTGTACCTTTGATGCGCAATCAACCCTTGCCATCACTATAATCCCTGGATGTGCAGCATCTGGAGCATTGAAAAGTTTTGCAACCTTCTCATAGTGAGGCTGCATGTAAGGAAGaaatcaagatcagcaagagTTTCATTTCAGATCATAGTATAATCTACTGCAAAATGTTGCATACCTTGTAGTTTCTGCAAGCTGGACACCTGAGCAGACATGGCAGGCATTTCAGTTAGTAGCAATTAAACAAGACAAAATGAAACGACATAAGCAGGAAATAGGAGTAAGCAACACACTGCAGTCCACAGTCAGTCGGAAAACTACAATGATGTTGGTCCACTCTTCTTCAATAGggaaaaatagtttaaatatggCAAGCGGAATTTTAGTtgatcagaaaaaaaattcagtgaGTGAAAAATCTCAAGATAAGGGGTACTAGATATTATGACAATCA includes:
- the LOC133929363 gene encoding sulfhydryl oxidase 1-like isoform X1 — protein: MAATAARVLVALAVVAASLDAAPALRSLGVRDGAGAAGGGDADADAAVDLNATNFGAFLKASPESFAVVEFFAHWCPACRNYKPHYEKVAKLFNAPDAAHPGIIVMARVDCASKVNTDLCSRFSVDHYPFLLWGPPTKFASAQWKPKQDNSEIELIDDGRTSERLLEWINKKMGSSFSLDDKKYENENMLPKNASDLGQIVRAIYDVEEATAHAIQIILDHKMIKPQTRNSLVRILQILVAHHPSKRCRRGSADLLINFDDHWPTNLSLSSQESSRLLESVGAENHWICGKEVPRGYWMFCRGSKNETRGFSCGLWVLLHSLTVRIGDGESQSTFTSICDFIHNFFICEECRRHFYEMCSSVSVPFKSSRDLVLWLWSTHNKVDERLMKEEKELGTGDPSFPKVIWPPKQLCPSCYRSSSRTADGAVQVDWNEDEVFHFLVNYYGKMLVSSYKETYMESLLKEKKQVGSISDDSSASSAATVPIGAALGVAVASCTFGALACFWRTQQKNRKYYHLRSLKKI
- the LOC133929363 gene encoding sulfhydryl oxidase 1-like isoform X2; this encodes MAATAARVLVALAVVAASLDAAPALRSLGVRDGAGAAGGGDADADAAVDLNATNFGAFLKASPESFAVVEFFAHWCPACRNYKPHYEKVAKLFNAPDAAHPGIIVMARVDCASKVNTDLCSRFSVDHYPFLLWGPPTKFASAQWKPKQDNSEIELIDDGRTSERLLEWINKKMGSSFSLDDKKYENENMLPKNASDLGQIVRAIYDVEEATAHAIQIILDHKMIKPQTRNSLVRILQILVAHHPSKRCRRGSADLLINFDDHWPTNLSLSSQESSRLLESVGAENHWICGKEVPRGYWMFCRGSKNETRGFSCGLWVLLHSLTVRIGDGESQSTFTSICDFIHNFFICEECRRHFYEMCSSVSVPFKSSRDLVLWLWSTHNKVDERLMKEEKELGTGDPSFPKVIWPPKQLCPSCYRSSSRTADGAVQVDWNEDEVFHFLVNYYGKMLVSSYKETYMESLLKEKKQVGSISDDSSASSAATVPIGAALGVAVASCTFGALACFWRTQQKNRKQRKNWN